The genomic window ACCGTGATCGCCCAGTGGGGAATGGCCGCCGCCTACCTTGTCGTCGTCATCCGCGGTGCCCGTCGGCACGGCGCCTCGCTTCGCCCCGACGCCGCCGGCATTCGCGCGAGCGCCCACGCGGGGGTGCCGCTCCTCGTACGTACGCTTTCGCTGCGCGCCGTCCTCATGATCGCCACTGCTGTGGCGGCTCGACTCGGCGACACGGATATCGCCGCGCACCAGATCATCCTTGCCCTCTGGAGCCTGATGGCCTTCGCCCTGGACGCCATCGCGATCGCAGGCCAGGCAATCATCGGCCGCTATCTCGGCGCCGACGACCCCGAAGGTGCGCGGGAGGCCTGCCGTCGCATGGTGCAGTGGGGCATCGCCTCTGGGGTGGCACTGGGAGTCCTGATCGTGCTCGCCCGTCCGCTCTTCATTCCCCTCTTCACCAGCGACCAGTCAGTGAAGGACACCCTGCTGCCCGCACTGTTGGTCGTGGCGCTCTCCCAGCCGGTCGCCGGTGTGGTCTTCGTCCTGGACGGCGTACTCATGGGCGCCGGTGACGGCCGCTATCTCGCCGGAGCGATGCTGGTGACGCTGGCGGTCTTCACCCCGGTCGCCCTGCTCGTCCCGACCCTTGGCGGCGGGCTGACCGCCCTCTGGTGGGCGATGACGCTCATGATGACGGTCCGCATGCTGACGCTGTGGCTGCGTGCGCGGTCAGGCCGCTGGGTCGTGACGGGCGCGACGCGCTGACGATTCGGTCCGGTTGTCCCGGTCATGTTTCACGTGAAACAGCGAGAGGGCCGCACCCGTGGGGTGCGGCCCTCTCATGCTCTGCGAGCAGCTTTGTCGGCAGTCGCTCAGGCAGCGACAACCTCGACGCCGAGCTTGGCAGCAACCTCGGGGTGCAGACGCACAGACACCTGGTGCGAGCCCAGGGTCTTGATCGGCGAACCGAGCTCGACACGGCGCTTGTCGACGTCCGGGCCACCGGCGGACTTGATCGCCGAGGCGATGTCAGCCGGGGTGACGGAGCCAAAGAGGCGGCCGGCGTCGCCGGAGCGGACGCTCAGACGCACCTTCACGCCCTCGAGCTTGGCCTTGATCTCGTTGGCCTGCTCGATGGTCGCGATCTCGTGGATCTTGCGAGCGCGACGGATCTGCTCGACGTCCTTCTCGCCACCCTTGGTCCAGCGGATCGCGAAACCACGCGGGACCAGGTAGTTGCGAGCGTAGCCGTCCTTGACGTCGACGACCTCGCCGGCAGCGCCGAGGCCGGAGACCTCGTGGGTGAGGATGATCTTCATGTGTCGGTCACCCTTCCCTTATCGCGCGGTGGACGTGTAGGGCAGCAGCGCCATCTCACGGCTGTTCTTCACGGCCGTGGCGACGTCACGCTGGTGCTGCGTGCAGTTGCCGGTCACGCGGCGGGCACGGATCTTGCCGCGGTCGGAAATGAACTTCCGCAGCATGTTCGTGTCCTTGTAGTCCACGTACGCGGTCTTGTCCTTGCAGAATGCGCAGACCTTCTTCTTCGGCTTGCGCACAGGCGGCTTCGCCATGGTGTATCTCCTGTGTGATCAAGAAGTGGGGGTACGAGCTGCCCTTAGAAGGGAGGCTCGTCCGAGTAGCCGCCGCCGGAGCTTCCGCCCCAGCCGCCACCGCCGCCGCCCTGCTGGCCACCGCCGGCCGGGGCACTGGTCGCCCAGGGGTCGTCGGCGGGAGCACCGCCACCACCCTGCGGGCCACCACTGGGACCGCCGCCCCAGTTGCCGCCGCCCTGCTGGCCACCGCCGTAGCCGCCCTGGCCACCGCGACCGGTGGTCTTGGTGACCTTGGCCGTGGCGTTCTTGAGGCTGGGGCCGACTTCCTCGACGTCCAGCTCGTAGACCGTGCGCTTGACGCCCTCGCGGTCCTCGTAGGACCGCTGCTTCAGCCGGCCCTGCACGACGACGCGCATGCCTCGCTGGAGCGACTCGGCGACGTTCTCCGCCGCCTGCCGCCAGACCGAGCAGGTCAGGAACAGGCTCTCGCCGTCCTTCCACTCATTCGTCTGACGGTCGAAGGTGCGGGGAGTGGACGCGACGCGGAACTTCGCGACCGCCGCACCGGACGGGGTGAAGCGCAGCTCGGGGTCGTCGACGAGATTGCCGACGACCGTGATGACGGTCTCGCCTGCCATGGGTGAACCTCTCGGCGGGGATTGCTTCTGGCTGCTTGCTGCTACTCGAACCCGATGACCTCTGAGCTAGCTGCTCAGTGGGTCTCGGGACGGAGGACCTTGGTCCGGAGGACCGACTCGTTCAGGTTCATCTGGCGGTCGAGCTCCTTGACGACCGCAGGCTCGGCCTGCAGGTCGATGACCGAGTAGATGCCCTCGGGCTTCTTCTTGATCTCGTAAGCGAGACGACGACGGCCCCAGGTGTCGACCTTCTCCACCTTTCCGTTGCCCTCACGGACGACGGAGAGGAAGTTCTCGATCAGCGGGGAGACAGCGCGCTCCTCGAGATCGGGGTCGAGGATGACCATCACCTCGTAGTGACGCATGTGGAACCCACCTCCTTTGGACTCAGCGGCCACGGTCGTTCCGTGGCAGGAGGGTCGTGATGCGTAAGCATCGATGTCTACGAGTAAATCAGGCGCCACTGACAATCGGCCTCGGTTGACGAGGGATCGAGTGCTGGCCTGGGCAGACACCGGTGCAGATCGTACAGAGTACCCGCACACCCGCTTCGGGTTGAAATCCGGCGACCGAGGACCGCACCCTGTACCCATCGGATGTGGGCGGCGTCACAGTGCGCCGCCTTCCGGCAACGCCAGGAGGTGCTCCATGGCACAAACACAACCGAACCCCACCGGCTCTCTCCTCGCCACGGACGGCAAGCCCCATCCCCTCCAGGACATCCTGATGGCGGTGACCCTGTTCCTGGGTGCGGTGGCTTTTGTGACCGCGCAGTTCCACGGCCTCCATCTGCTCAGCTCCTGGTCCGGGCTGATCGGGATCCTGACGGGCGGCTACGGCCAGTTCATCTCGGCGACGACCCGCGAACGCTTCCTCCTGATCGTCGGGCTCGGCGCCTCGGCCATCGGCTTCTTCCTCGGGATGTCGCACGGCGGGCTCTTCGGTGGCTTGATCGGCTACTGATCGGCTACTAGCACCCTCCTCGGAAGGCCATGCGGGGCCAGGGCCCGG from Streptomyces formicae includes these protein-coding regions:
- a CDS encoding MATE family efflux transporter, which gives rise to MIALAVPAFGALVAEPLFVLVDSAIVGHLGTPQLAGLGVAAALLTTAVSIFIFLAYATTAVVARRVGAGDLSAAIRQGMDGIWLALLLGAAVIVLTLPAAPSLVELFGASDTAAPYATTYLRISSLGIPAMLVVMAATGVLRGLQDTRTPLYVAIAGFAANAVLNVGLVYGADLGIAGSAWGTVIAQWGMAAAYLVVVIRGARRHGASLRPDAAGIRASAHAGVPLLVRTLSLRAVLMIATAVAARLGDTDIAAHQIILALWSLMAFALDAIAIAGQAIIGRYLGADDPEGAREACRRMVQWGIASGVALGVLIVLARPLFIPLFTSDQSVKDTLLPALLVVALSQPVAGVVFVLDGVLMGAGDGRYLAGAMLVTLAVFTPVALLVPTLGGGLTALWWAMTLMMTVRMLTLWLRARSGRWVVTGATR
- the rplI gene encoding 50S ribosomal protein L9, translating into MKIILTHEVSGLGAAGEVVDVKDGYARNYLVPRGFAIRWTKGGEKDVEQIRRARKIHEIATIEQANEIKAKLEGVKVRLSVRSGDAGRLFGSVTPADIASAIKSAGGPDVDKRRVELGSPIKTLGSHQVSVRLHPEVAAKLGVEVVAA
- the rpsR gene encoding 30S ribosomal protein S18 — protein: MAKPPVRKPKKKVCAFCKDKTAYVDYKDTNMLRKFISDRGKIRARRVTGNCTQHQRDVATAVKNSREMALLPYTSTAR
- a CDS encoding single-stranded DNA-binding protein encodes the protein MAGETVITVVGNLVDDPELRFTPSGAAVAKFRVASTPRTFDRQTNEWKDGESLFLTCSVWRQAAENVAESLQRGMRVVVQGRLKQRSYEDREGVKRTVYELDVEEVGPSLKNATAKVTKTTGRGGQGGYGGGQQGGGNWGGGPSGGPQGGGGAPADDPWATSAPAGGGQQGGGGGGWGGSSGGGYSDEPPF
- the rpsF gene encoding 30S ribosomal protein S6, with amino-acid sequence MRHYEVMVILDPDLEERAVSPLIENFLSVVREGNGKVEKVDTWGRRRLAYEIKKKPEGIYSVIDLQAEPAVVKELDRQMNLNESVLRTKVLRPETH